In Onthophagus taurus isolate NC chromosome 6, IU_Otau_3.0, whole genome shotgun sequence, a genomic segment contains:
- the LOC139429980 gene encoding uncharacterized protein: MNSNVDNDENTNIAISNVEICLAIPDAPTVTSSETGTSSGSEHYSQFDDLDADPNFSSSSTSSSSSLSSDSEEGLSADESLAEQPVLPNESAEVNLENKQKRQEEKCKSREMEKEHCETM, encoded by the coding sequence ATGAACAGCAATGTGGACAACGATGAGAATACAAATATAGCTATAAGTAACGTTGAGATTTGTTTAGCGATTCCAGATGCCCCAACAGTTACCAGTTCTGAAACTGGCACTTCATCTGGTAGTGAACACTATTCACAATTTGATGATTTGGACGCAGACCCAAATTTCAGCTCCAGTTCTACGTCATCTTCAAGTAGTTTGAGTAGCGATTCTGAAGAGGGCCTGTCTGCAGATGAATCCTTGGCAGAACAGCCTGTTTTACCAAATGAATCAGCAGAagttaatttagaaaataaacaaaaaaggcAAGAAGAGAAATGCAAATCCCGAGAAATGGAAAAAGAACATTGCGAAACGATGTAG